The following DNA comes from Syngnathoides biaculeatus isolate LvHL_M chromosome 18, ASM1980259v1, whole genome shotgun sequence.
gagagtgtccaattaatgttgcatgtttttgggatgtgggaggaaaccggagtgcccggagaaaacccacgcaggcacgaggagaacatgcaaactccacacaggcgggtccgagatcgaagccgggaactcagaaccgtgaggccaacgctttaccaccgtgccgctccgCAGCAGACAGATCAGTCAAAAGTCATCCATACATTGTCCGAATGGAGTCAGGATGCCAAAAATGTGGCTAGCGTTACATTGACGTCAAGCTTTAAATGTCAAGATGCAGTATTTAAGTCGACTAATCAGTTCAGCCctaatgtgtgtgtttgagaaacattttgattaattgcactttataaatactttatattcactttttttccaaactgttTTGATAAATGAGTAAACTGAGTTGCAAGCTTGGTcacagaagaaaataaacatagATACTGCAGGGAATCTATTAATTTTGATAGGATATCCAGGAAGCTTGGCTTAATCGTCACCTCTGGAAGcctcacaatgttttttttcatttttacttgttATGCATTGAATTGAccaacaaatctttttttcctccatggaattcaaaccatgatgttgtggttacaaattaaaattatgCGAAAGACTAGTGACTTATATTGAGGACAGGTATTAAGCACAGCAAATAACTTGTCCAAACTTGTTACATATTCATCGTCGCTTTTGGGCATTTCCCGGTCTTTCTTAAAACTCGGGTGATAGAGATCAGCCAGGAATAAGAAATGTATTGATTACATTGTGACATTAACGGTACAGCGGTGTAACTTTTTCCCCGATGCTCATATCATTGTACGTTCCTTGCTTAAAATCCTATTTCTAACAGCCACAGAGGTTTTACAAGCCAAACGATACATtagtcttcttttctttttctttacttCCCCCCAGACTAGATGATTGCGCTGTtgtgtatataaataaatatatactaTGAAATGTAACTCCAGATTGTcttaacaaatgcaaaatgtctGCAAACCCATTGAAACTCTACGCTAGAAATGGGGGAATCACAAAAGAAGATTAACTCCTGGACTTCGCACAGCCGAGTAGGAGAGAAAATTGGCAacgtgagagagaaaaaaaaaaacaagcagaaagCAAGTTTTCTCTTCTGAGAAAAATGGGAAAGCAACAAgatagggggtgggggggagtgtAAAGGCAAAGAGAAAGGCAATCCCTCAAGGAGATGAGGAAGAAGGAACTAAAGCAGGGCACACATACCATTGATTAAGAATCATCTGAGAATTTCTCCTTCTGGCTAAATTCAGCAAAGGTCCTAAATGATAATTTTGAGTGATTAGCCGATCGTGGAACATATATTAATCTCTCCTCTACAATGTGCTGGATAGACACATCCGGATTTGTGATCGTAAAAATTGAAGAGGTTGAACATTTATGATTGTCTGCCCTGACCGCTTCCTTAAGACACATCACAGCACAGGATAATAACTCAGGGTAACTTCGTAGAGACATCCCACAATCAagtctttgctgactttgatcacaaaggagaagaaaatgcacaaattaggccTGATTGTCAGTCTGTGTGCACCCCACGAAAGTGGTCCAAAGAAACATCAGAAGAGACAGAGGGGGGAAATGACAGTAATATAGTTACACATGCTTTGTAATCTCTATAGAGAGTCCAGAGTGCACGGAGACAGAGTGCAGGGAAATATGAGCAAATGTGGAAAgcgagaaacacaaatggagacGAATACTTTGCGTTTGAGGATCATCACCTCGTGCGTCGCCGTTTGCCGCTCAACCTCTTGGGTGCCCGGGGCCTTGGCTCGCCTCCTGTTGTCCCTCTCACGGGCACGCCGGTGTTCCTCCGCGGTCACAGCGTGCGCTGCACCGAGGCGTGACACGTCGGTCTTCCTTGCCGGCGCCCGAACGATGCGCAGGTTGCTGGTGTAGATGATGATCCTTCCAAAGTCCAACACTGACGACTGGGCGCAAACAGGATATATGAAAAATTTATACTAAATATGGTTGTAAAATAAAGATATACGTGTGTAGAATCATATACTTTCATTTTGCTGAATACTGTGAATCCTCTATATTATGATCATTACATTTGTACAGCTAATATCAGGACACATGCGGTTTTATTATCAGTAAAGCGGGGGTTCAAAACAATCCTCAAAACTGTCATCCAACACTTTCTCTTACTTATCATTCACACTTCCTTTTTATCTCTTGGGGTGCAGATACCTGCagtcatttgcatttttcaaacATGGTGAAATGACAATCAGATAAGGAGCATTGTGCTCCAGCGGAGTCTGTCTTTTGAAGAAAGAAAagcgtggggagggggggggtatagAGAGGAGCAGCAAAGTCTGTGAACCCTAAACGCCCCCTATAGAGAAATCCAGCCCTGGTATAAAATCCACTTTGCTGTCTTTTGCTGATAAATGTGATAAGATTGTGGCTTCCTGTGTGGCAGATGAAGCTGACATTAAGCCAGCAGGCCCCCCCGGATATTGTCACTAAAGCGTCGCCTTccttgttgttgctgtgttcgCCTGTTAATTGTTTTGCCATTTTGTCCCCCTTCCAACCAAAATCTATTGTAATTGTACAGGGATTTGTCTTCTGTCTTCCGAATTCTGTTGCTCACTAAAACgttgttcctcaaaattaaAGTGTGGGGTCTTGACGTATGTTGGTAATTAGTTCTCTGCTCGGTATCAGAAACAAGTAGCCTCTGCCATGTGACCGCTCCACAATGTAGCGCAGTTAAAACTATGAATAGATTTGAATTCATGTCACCGCCGAGCCGCAGAGTTGCAATGCTTACTTTAGTGTTTCCATCTGTTTGGTTGGTCTGGCCCACAGATGCCTTGTAGTTTCCCATTCCTCTGTACACGTTGACTCTCTGGGCAATGAGCCCTGCTGGGGGCTCGACACCTGGgcgcacaaaaacaacatgttCGCCGCTCTCATCCCCCCCGACACAACATACGCTGCTACAGCCTTTCAATTTACAATCCGCCGtgataataatgtaaaaataataatcctttGTAAACCCCCACAATTGTACAAGGTACAATCTGGACACATGGTCGGTTTTGTTAAGCATTAGAATACTGCTTCCAAACTTTTGCCCTTTTTATGACTGATGTTTGAACTACAGTCGCAAAacgatgaaaaattcaaaattcaattCTAAATGGAAGAAAATTAGTTTGAAAATGTACATGTAAAAGTGACCATAACAAAATTTTCACGTGAactatttattaattaaaaactgTTAGGCTTCCTCAACTTttgcaaaatgtcatttcattatTTGGTGTATATTTTCGAGTAATAGTAATTCATCAATCATCAAGGAATGGGGTTATGTTAATGTGAGAGGAAcacaaaattcaaaacaaatttcaGTACGACTTATTTGTGATTTGTTGTGGCATTGACTCATTAGATTGTGAAGTTAATAAAGCAGGAGTGCATCACTTATCTCACTATCAAGAAGCAGCCACGCAATCGCACAATTCCGTTCCGACTAAGGCAATCTGCTTCGTTTAATTCATGCAAACCTAGAGCGAGTTTGCTGCAGGAGCTCGGATAAAAGCAGCCTTTTCTGAGCTCTGATGCTTCCAGCTTCATTGACAGAGGCCCTCCCAAGCAAGGCTAAgtgcagccatccattttatatgAGCCAGCGGAGCACTTTGTTGCCATAACGATAACAACCCACCCTGCCGCGCCAACGGAGGCTCCTCAAAACCGCACAGCTGCTCCATCTCCAGGTGGCTGGGTGTTATCTTGCCGTGTGGGAGGAAGCTGTGGGGGTACTTCTCCTCGGGGCTGTCCAGCTCCTGCCCGTCCTCGTACACGTGCTTCAGGACCCGGCCGCTGTAAGACGACGCCAATTTGAACCTGACCTGGTGGTTTGGGAGTGGAGTGGGCTTTTACAGTATGTACCGTACGAAGTGTACCGTTGCAAAGTGATGAGTCGGTGCAGTTGCTTGGTAGCTGAGATGCTTATCAGTGAAAAGAGCAACGGTTTGATCTATTATGGGAGGTGCGTACTCGGAGTGCGGTCTTTcatctcgtctttttttttttttttttacttgcgtACAAGACAGACTGTGATTGAAAATATATTGAGAAATATCTCAATATATATAAGTGTTGAGTCCAAAAGTATTTTCTCCTCCAAGCATCACAATCGTAAAATAAAGCAGCGTAGAGTGTCCTTAACACTGGGGAACACATCAAATTTATCTCTTTTATTTTAGGACAATTTGGATGTGTGGAATCCAAATCTAACATTAGTTTTGCAAAATTAGATCAACTATAGCCATGGT
Coding sequences within:
- the LOC133491592 gene encoding glutaredoxin domain-containing cysteine-rich protein 2 isoform X1, whose amino-acid sequence is MNMDCFLLVVMEEPQRKKTQPHEGTKPRKVRFKLASSYSGRVLKHVYEDGQELDSPEEKYPHSFLPHGKITPSHLEMEQLCGFEEPPLARQGVEPPAGLIAQRVNVYRGMGNYKASVGQTNQTDGNTKSSVLDFGRIIIYTSNLRIVRAPARKTDVSRLGAAHAVTAEEHRRARERDNRRRAKAPGTQEVERQTATHECMRPSSPCDLQEMDGCQLCGGSGRTPCSLCHGSKLSMLANRFNESISDLRCPACYPHGLERCQACAGKSRFLPTARARRGGEPASQ
- the LOC133491592 gene encoding glutaredoxin domain-containing cysteine-rich protein 2 isoform X2, with translation MEEPQRKKTQPHEGTKPRKVRFKLASSYSGRVLKHVYEDGQELDSPEEKYPHSFLPHGKITPSHLEMEQLCGFEEPPLARQGVEPPAGLIAQRVNVYRGMGNYKASVGQTNQTDGNTKSSVLDFGRIIIYTSNLRIVRAPARKTDVSRLGAAHAVTAEEHRRARERDNRRRAKAPGTQEVERQTATHECMRPSSPCDLQEMDGCQLCGGSGRTPCSLCHGSKLSMLANRFNESISDLRCPACYPHGLERCQACAGKSRFLPTARARRGGEPASQ
- the LOC133491592 gene encoding glutaredoxin domain-containing cysteine-rich protein 2 isoform X3; this translates as MNMDCFLLVVMEEPQRKKTQPHEGTKPRKVRFKLASSYSGRVLKHVYEDGQELDSPEEKYPHSFLPHGKITPSHLEMEQLCGFEEPPLARQGVEPPAGLIAQRVNVYRGMGNYKASVGQTNQTDGNTKSSVLDFGRIIIYTSNLRIVRAPARKTDVSRLGAAHAVTAEEHRRARERDNRRRAKAPGTQEVERQTATHEEMDGCQLCGGSGRTPCSLCHGSKLSMLANRFNESISDLRCPACYPHGLERCQACAGKSRFLPTARARRGGEPASQ